The following proteins are co-located in the Takifugu flavidus isolate HTHZ2018 chromosome 16, ASM371156v2, whole genome shotgun sequence genome:
- the cnksr1 gene encoding connector enhancer of kinase suppressor of ras 1 isoform X4: MNQDSTVYEKEKDIISVCRQVTAACDDILTTSPEAILTHTAQLESVDLVPVSPGDKLGIEIASTGSSNHYVTGAAAEPSSDVYLKILAGDEVIQVNDQIVVGWSRANLIKKLQENPSGVTLVLKKIPESVRRTHPLQVSSTQRKAESSEEEEEKDEENLRHSLFERVAASVRSLSFRRAIQGPEAQQQPMGQEESELASDYDAEESLTLTSYQDHQGGVSPLSASGVFDSLRISPRPGEGRSPSPRSPSPFRPLRSPSLQELNQDRASISSCPEMVGHMGKKDREKTSLKGQTTAMSRRRVSCRELGKPDCDGWLWKKRKESSVFLTQKWQRFWFVLKGPALYWYSSQQDEKAEGFVNISSYSIESAGEHKRKYVFKMYHQRFQNFFFAADNVNDMSKWINYLITTIQKHKKQKGPDSEEECYSETESESERSPSPRRKKKVQSNTLPRQKWKNRAPLPSPLTGGSKGTVDEMGAMMNSIKEGGVSLTGQEQPFTHDHFRRSFIRRCKNPVINEKVHTLRTLQSTLKAKEAELLQISKILDDSEVTASKFRQWKEQNEELVQEIERTTSLKASKDGDPTAESSPTEEPPSEPGEAGTEGAYRWSLSDGEQLVDAEPSDVLLEMGSPGLETSPMLELSLGSLQESINKELSDMAMSGNSTENYFFI, from the exons ATGAATCAG GACTCCACTGTCTATGAAAAGGAGAAGGACATCATCTCCGTG TGTCGCCAGGTGACGGCGGCGTGCGACGACATCTTGACCACCAGCCCCGAGGCTATTCTGACCCACACCGCTCAGCTGGAGAGCGTCGATTTGGTGCCCGTGTCGCCCGGCGACAAGCTG GGGATTGAGATAGCATCGACTGGCTCCAGTAATCACTACGTGACTGGAGCTGCCGCTGAG CCATCCTCCGATGTCTACCTGAAGATTTTGGCTGGCGATGAAGTGATTCAGGTCAACGACCAGATCGTG GTGGGGTGGAGCAGAGCAAACCTTataaagaagctgcaggagaatccCAGCGGAGTAACTCTGGTCCTGAAGAAGATCCCAGAGTCGGTCCGACGTACACATCCACTCCAGGTTTCATCCACACAG aggaaggcagagagttcagaggaagaagaggaaaaggatgaagagaatCTGAGGCACTCCTTATTTGAGAGGGTCGCGGCTTCTGTCAGGTCGCTGTCTTTTAG GAGAGCGATCCAGGGGCCAGAGGCACAGCAGCAGCCTATGGGACAGGAGGAGTCAGAGTTGGCCTCTGACTACGATGCAGAGGAAAGTCTAACTCTTACGTCATACCAGGACCACCAGGGGGGGGTGTCACCTCTATCAGCCTCAG GCGTGTTTGACAGCCTAAGAATCTCTCCGAGACCAGGAGAAGGCCGGTCGCCGTCGCCCAGAAGTCCGTCTCCCTTCCGGCCACTCCGAAGTCCTTCTCTGCAGGAACTCAACCAGGACCGGGCGAGCATAAGTTCCTGCCCCGAGATGGTGGGGCACATG gggaagaaagacagagagaagacaTCTTTGAAAG GACAGACAACGGCCATGAGCCGACGCCGGGTGTCGTGCCGCGAGCTGGGCAAGCCCGACTGTGACGGCTGGCtgtggaagaagagaaaagaaagcagcGTCTTCCTCACCCAGAAGTGGCAGCGTTTCTGGTTTGTCCTGAAGGGACCGGCTCTGTATTGGTACTCCAGCCAACAG GATGAGAAGGCAGAAGGTTTTGTCAATATATCCAGCTACAGCATAGAGAGTGCTGGAGAACACAAGAGGAAATA tgtttttaaaatgtaccACCAGCGGTTTCAGAACTTCTTTTTTGCTGCTGACAATGTCAACGACATGAGCAA GTGGATTAATTATCTGATTACAACGATTCAAAAACACAAGAAGCAGAAAGGGCCGGATAGTGAAGAAG AATGTTACAGCGAGACTGAATCTGAAAGCGAGCGATCACCCTCACCCCGCCGAAAAAAG AAAGTTCAGTCCAACACTTTACCTCGGCAAAAGTGGAAGAACAGGGCGCCGTTACCAAGTCCACTGACAGGGGGCAGCAAAGGAACAG TGGATGAGATGGGTGCGATGATGAACAGCATAAAGGAAGGAGGCGTGTCTCTGACGGGACAGGAGCAACCGTTCACTCATGACCACTTCAGGAGATCTTTCATTCGACGCTGCAAGAACCCGGTCATCAATGAGAAGGTTCACACTCTCCGGACCCTGCAGAGCACCCTGAAG GCGAAAGAggcggagctgctgcagatcagCAAGATCTTAGACGATTCAGAAGTGACGGCATCAAAGTTTCGTCAGTGGAAAGAACAAAATGAGGAACTGGTTCAAGAAATTGAACGAACGACCTCACTCAAAGCCTCCAAAGATGGAGACCCAACAGCAGAGAGCTCGCCCACAGAGGAGCCACCCTCAGAACCGGGCGAGGCAGGGACAGAAGGCGCCTACAGGTGGAGCCTCAGCGACGGGGAGCAGTTAGTGGATGCAGAACCGTCTGACGTTCTTCTGGAAATGGGTTCTCCAGGTTTAGAGACCAGTCCCATGCTGGAACTGTCACTAGGGTCGCTGCAGGAGTCCATAAACAAGGAGCTGAGTGACATGGCCATGAGCGGAAACTCGACCGAAAATTATTTCTTTATCTGA